In one window of Deinococcus sonorensis KR-87 DNA:
- a CDS encoding sugar ABC transporter ATP-binding protein, with product MTAPSAAAFHGVTRSFGPVQVLHGVSLQVRPGEVHALIGENGAGKSTMMKILGGYLPPSGGSLEVNGQPAHFRNSRDAEARGVVLIHQEFNLADDLSVAQNMFLGRELGGALLDDRAMNAQAAAALQRLGLTLDPRTRVRELSVPHKQLVEIAKALSREARLLIMDEPTATLTVRETDTLFALIRRLREQGVTILYISHKLEEVKALADTVTVLRDGRVVSSAPAQDLTPHQMASLMVGRELEDMFPPHAPPSNAPLLEVEGLSVPGWATDASFTLHQGEVLGFAGLVGAGRTELFEGLLGLRRSTVGQVRLKGRPVRLGSPGAAARAGIVYLSEDRKGKGLLVDFQLRPNLTLMTLQHYARPVLDPRAEQRALERAVQTYGIRTGRLDVPASALSGGNQQKLALARILEVHPQVIILDEPTRGVDVGAKREIYALIQQLAAAGQGVIVISSELNELLGLCHRLLVLHSGRVVATLEGEAMNEQTVIQYATGLRTPAAQVPA from the coding sequence ATGACCGCGCCTTCCGCAGCCGCTTTTCATGGCGTCACCCGCTCGTTCGGGCCGGTGCAGGTGCTCCACGGCGTGTCGTTGCAGGTGCGTCCCGGCGAGGTGCACGCGCTGATCGGCGAGAACGGCGCGGGCAAGAGCACCATGATGAAGATCCTGGGTGGGTACCTGCCGCCGAGCGGTGGCTCTCTGGAGGTGAACGGGCAACCGGCCCACTTCCGCAACAGTCGGGACGCCGAGGCGCGCGGCGTGGTCCTGATTCACCAGGAATTCAACCTGGCCGATGACCTGAGCGTGGCGCAGAACATGTTCCTGGGCCGCGAACTGGGCGGCGCGCTGCTCGACGACCGCGCCATGAATGCCCAGGCTGCCGCCGCGCTGCAGCGGCTGGGCCTGACCCTGGATCCCCGCACCCGGGTACGCGAGCTAAGTGTGCCGCACAAACAGCTGGTCGAGATCGCCAAGGCCCTGTCGCGTGAGGCGCGGCTGCTGATCATGGACGAGCCCACCGCCACGCTGACGGTGCGCGAGACCGACACGCTGTTCGCCCTGATCCGGCGGCTGCGCGAGCAGGGCGTGACCATCCTGTACATCAGCCACAAACTGGAGGAGGTCAAGGCGCTGGCCGATACCGTCACGGTGCTGCGCGACGGCCGGGTGGTGAGCAGCGCCCCGGCCCAGGACCTGACCCCGCACCAGATGGCCAGCCTGATGGTGGGCCGGGAGCTGGAGGACATGTTCCCGCCCCACGCCCCGCCCAGCAACGCGCCGCTGCTGGAAGTCGAGGGGCTGTCGGTGCCCGGCTGGGCGACGGACGCGAGCTTTACCCTGCACCAGGGCGAAGTGCTGGGCTTCGCCGGGCTGGTGGGCGCAGGCCGCACCGAACTGTTCGAGGGGTTGCTGGGCCTGCGCCGCTCCACGGTGGGTCAGGTGCGCCTGAAAGGGCGACCGGTGAGGCTGGGCAGCCCCGGCGCTGCCGCCCGCGCGGGCATCGTGTATCTCAGCGAGGATCGCAAGGGCAAGGGCCTGTTGGTGGATTTCCAGCTGCGCCCGAACCTGACCCTGATGACGCTGCAGCATTACGCGCGCCCGGTGCTGGACCCGCGCGCCGAGCAGCGTGCCCTGGAGCGGGCGGTGCAGACCTACGGCATCCGCACCGGCCGTCTGGACGTGCCGGCCAGCGCGCTGTCGGGCGGGAATCAGCAGAAGCTGGCGCTGGCCCGCATCCTGGAGGTGCACCCGCAGGTGATCATTCTGGACGAACCGACGCGCGGCGTGGACGTGGGCGCCAAACGTGAGATCTATGCCCTGATCCAGCAGCTGGCCGCCGCCGGGCAGGGCGTCATCGTGATTTCCAGCGAGCTGAACGAGCTGCTGGGGCTGTGCCACCGGCTGCTGGTGCTGCACAGCGGCCGGGTGGTGGCCACTCTGGAGGGCGAGGCCATGAACGAACAGACTGTGATTCAGTACGCCACCGGACTCCGCACTCCTGCCGCGCAGGTGCCGGCGTGA
- a CDS encoding DUF6582 domain-containing protein — translation MAELSGDQRENLSDREYAYIDKHGGRHLPIHDDEHIRNAAARFSQTHFESTEARQQAAKHIVTAAQRHGVELNQDDAVMQAADAS, via the coding sequence ATGGCTGAATTATCCGGTGATCAGCGAGAGAACCTGTCCGACAGGGAGTACGCCTACATCGACAAGCATGGCGGTCGGCACCTGCCCATTCACGATGACGAGCATATCCGTAACGCGGCAGCACGGTTCTCGCAGACCCACTTCGAGAGCACCGAGGCTCGGCAGCAGGCGGCGAAGCACATCGTGACCGCTGCACAACGGCATGGCGTGGAGCTGAACCAGGACGATGCGGTGATGCAGGCGGCAGACGCCAGCTGA